ATCAGTGCCCACCCTCGCGGCGGCCACCACCTGCGGATCGCCTGCGCCGACGCCTGGCCGGGACTGATCGAAGCCTGCCGCACGGCCATCACGTCGGTGCGGCCGGAGGACAAGGCGTACCTGCTGCAGAAGCAGGGTTGCGTCATGGTCACGAGCTACGGACGGCACTGGACATGCCTCTTCCCGCAGCACGGTCCCGGCAGGAAGCACAAACGCCCGATCTCTCTCGACGACTGGCAGCAGCGCATCGTCGACGATCATCCATGGGAACTCGTGCGAGGGCTCGTCCACTCCGACGGCTGTCGTGTCACCAACTGGACCACCCGCGTCGTCGGGGGAGAACGCAAACGCTACGAATACCCGCGCTACTTCTTCACCAACACGTCCACCGACATCGTGAAGATCTACACCGACACCCTCGACGGGCTCGGAGTGGAATGGCGGACGCTCCGTCAGAGCCGAGCTGCCGTCACGGTCTCCGTCGCCCGGCGGGAGTCCGTCGCGCTCATGGACGCGCACATCGGGCCCAAGTACTAGCGGGCGGGCCCGATGCGCGCCGTCTGCGGTGTCAGGCGTCGAGGAGCTGGTTGAAGAAGACGCGGTAGCGCTGCAGGGCGACGCGGAGCCCCTCCGTCTCCGTGTCCTCGCCCCGGCTCCACTGGGACTCGAGGTCCTGCTTGTGGTCGGCGAAGGTCGCCGCGAGGGACTGGATGACATCGGCGACAAGGGAGTCGGCGGCCCGGACGGAGTCCCGGGGGTCGTCGACGAAGTTCGCCTGGATCTGCTGCCAGCGGTCGCGGTAGCTCTCGGCGTCCTCGCCGGCGATCAGGGGCGTGCCGCGGTCGGGCGCCGGCCGCCCGTCCGCCGTTCCGGGGCCCGCGGGCTCGGGGTCTGCCGGCCCGGGTCCCGTCCCGGGGGCCCGGTCCTCCCCGGCCGCGCCGTCCGGTGCGGCCCGGCGGTCCGCGGCTGCACGGTCCGCGGCGTCCCGCTCGACGCCGTGACGTTCCGCCGCTTCGGGGTCCGTATCGTCGCGGTCCATGTCGTGACGGTCCGGCATGGATTCACGGTCCGCCGCCTCTTCGGTGCCGGGCGCTTCAGCGCCGGACGGCTCCGCGGGGCGGTCGCGTCCCGCCGCGGGGGCCTCGCCGCCGTCCCCGGGGAGTGCCGTCGCCTCGCCGGGGAACGTGGGCGGGTGGCGGTCGCCGGTGCCGGCCTCGGTGCCGGATCCCCGGGGGGAACCACCGGTCCTGGGATGTGCCAGGTCGTCGGTCGTGAGGCCGCTCCGGCTCGTGTCGTCGATGTGCTCGGGGTCTCGCATGGGATGTCACCTCGTACGTCGCGGTGTCAGGCGGCGTCGTGGCGTCGCCGGGTGTCGGCGGCCGGCCCCGGGGTCGCGGGGGGCGCGCCGAGCAGTTCCTGGAAGAGGGCGCGGTAGTGCACCATGGCTCCGCGCAGTTCCTCGGTGGTCGCCCGGCCTTCCCTGTTGCGCAGGCCGATGTCGTGGGCGGACCGGTAGTGCTCCAGGGTGTCCCCGTGTTCGACGGAGAGGTCCCTGACCTGCTGTTCGTAGCCTTCCGTGGGGTAGCCGCGGTCGCTCATGAGCCGGGTGACGAGCCGGTCGGCGTCGTCGACGCACCGGGAGGGCTCGTCGACGAAGCGTTCCTGCACCGCGGTCCATTCCGCGGCGTAGCGGTCCCGGGCCTCCGCGGGCAGTTCCCGGATGTCGAGGTCGGCGTGCCGCTCTTCCCTGGAGCGGAGTTCGCGCTCGGCGGCGCGCCTGCTGTCACCGGATTCGACGGTGCGGTCGTACTCGGGGCCGAAGCGCTCCCGGAGGCGGCGCCGGCGGCCGGCCAGCCGTACCGCCACCGCGACGAGGAGCAGGACGACCACGATCGGGACGATGATGGCGATGAGTGTTCCTGTGGACATCCGGACCTCCGCATGCGTCCGTCGTCGGCGGGCCCCGCTGTCGGGGCCTCTTGTGGGCCGACTGCCCAGGGCGGGTCGGCACAAACACACCGGATGGTCGCGGAGCGGCCGCCGTCAGGGGCGCTGGATGTCGTCCTCGCCGATGTGGTGGACGCGTACGAGGTTGGTGGAGCCGGCGACTCCGGGCGGGGATCCGGCGGTGATGACGACGGTGTCGCCGCGCTTGCAGCGGCCGATGCGCAGGAGTTCCTCGTCGACTTGGGCGACCATCGCGTCGGTGGAGTCGACGCGGGGGCCGAGGAAGGTTTCGACGCCCCAGGTGAGGCTGAGCCGGGAGCGGGTGGCGGGGTCGGGGGTGAAGGCGAGGAGCGGGATGGGTGAGCGGTAGCGGGAGAGGCGTCGTACGGTGTCGCCGGACTGGGTGAAGGCGACGAGGAACCCGGCGCCGAGGAAGTCGCCGATCTCGGCGGCGGCCCGGGCGACGGAACCACCCTGGGTGCGGGGTTTGCCGCTTTCGGTCAGCGGGGGGAGTCCCTTGGCGAGGAGCTCCTGCTCGGCGGCCTCGACGATGCGGCTCATCGTGCGGACGGTCTCGACGGGGTACTTGCCGACGCTGGTCTCGCCGGAGAGCATCACCGCGTCGGTGCCGTCGATGACGGCGTTGGCGACGTCGGAGGCCTCGGCGCGGGTGGGCCGGGAGTTGTCGATCATCGAGTCGAGCATCTGGGTGGCGACGATGACGGGCTTGGCGTTGCGCCGGGCGAGTGTGATGGCCCGCTTCTGGACGAGGGGGACCCGTTCCAGGGGCATCTCGACGCCGAGGTCGCCGCGGGCGACCATGATGCCGTCGAAGGCGGCGACGATGCCGTCGATGTCGTCGACGGCCTGGGGCTTCTCGATCTTCGCGATGACGGGGAGGCGGCGGCCTTCCTCGTCCATGACGCGGTGGACGTCCTCGATGTCGCGGCCGCTGCGGACGAACGAGAGGGCGATGACGTCGGCGCCGGTTCTGATGGCCCAGCGGAGGTCTTCGACGTCCTTCTCGGAGAGGGCGGGGACGGAGACGGCGACTCCGGGGAGGTTGAGGCCCTTGTGGTCGGAGATGACGCCGCCTTCGACGACGGTGGTGTGGACGCGGGGGCCGTCGACCGCGGTGACTTCCAGCGAGACACGGCCGTCGTCGACGAGGATGCGCTCTCCGGGGGTGACGTCTTCGGCGAGGCCGGCGTGGGTGGTGCCGCAGATGTCGCGGTCGCCTTCGACGGGTTCGACGGTGATGGTGAACTGCTCACCGCGTTCAAGGAGTACGGGGCCTTCGCGGAACCGGCCGAGGCGGATCTTCGGGCCTTGAAGGTCGGCGAGGACGCCGACGCTGCGGCCGGTCTCGTCCGATGCCTTGCGGACGTGCCGGTAGCGCTCCTCGTGATCGGCGCAGGTGCCGTGGCTGAGGTTCAGGCGGGCGACGTCCATTCCGGCTTCCACGAGTGCCTTGATCTGCTCGTACGAGTCGGTGGAGGGCCCAAGTGTGCAGACGATCTTTGCTCGGCGCATGGTCCGAGCCTATGTCTTACCCATCGGTAGAGAATTGGTTGGGCATGACTACTCAACAACCATTCGATGAAGCCTTTTTGACAAGTATTGAATTGTGCAGGAGGGCGCTCTTCTGAGCAGTCGGGTGCACCCCGGCCGTCCCGCGGTCCGCTGCCGTCGCACCGCTCACCGGTCGCCTCCGGCACCTTCACTGGCCGCCTGCGGCACCCCCACCGGTCGTCTCCGGCACCGTTCATCGGCCGGTCCCGGTGCTGCCTGCCGGCCGGTCCCCGGCGCCGCTCACCGGCCGGTCCCCGGCACTTTCGCGCGGGGCCGTCCTGCGTCAGACTCTACGCGCGTTGTTCCACGCGCGTAGCGCCATCTGGACAAGGGAGATCACATGCCGGTCAATCGCAGGACGTTCCTGGGCCGTTCGGCCGCCGCGGGGGCCGGGGCGGCGATCGCGGGCGGCCTTGCCGCCCCCGCGGTGGCCCATGGCCGCCCGGAGCGGCACAAGCGGTACTCGTTCACCGTGATGGGCACCACCGACCTGCACGGGAACGTCTTCAACTGGGACTACTTCACCGACCGGGAATTCGACGACAAGGCCCACAACGACGTCGGGCTGGCCAAGATCTCCACCCTGGTGAACCAGGTGCGCGAGGAGAAGGGGCGCCGCAACACCCTGCTGATCGACGCCGGCGACACGATCCAGGGCACACAACTGTCGTACTACTACGCCAAAGTCGACCCGATCACCGCGCACCGCGGTCCCGTGCATCCCATGGCGCAGGCGATGAACGCCATCGGCTACGACGCGGCCGCGCTCGGCAACCACGAGTTCAACTACGGCATCCCGGTGCTGCGCAGGTTCCAGGAGCAGTGCGACTTCCCGCTGCTGGGCGCCAACGCCCTGGACGCGAGGACACTGCGGCCGGCGTTCCCCCCGTACAGCATGCACCGGCTGCGCACCCCGTACGGCCGCGACGTGCGGGTGGCGGTGCTGGGGCTGACGAACCCGGGTATCGCGATCTGGGACAAGGCCAACGTCGCCGGGAAGATGGTCTTCCCGGGGCTGGAGGAGCAGGCGGCGAAGTGGGTGCCGAAGCTCCGCTCGATGGGCGCGGACGTGGTGATCGTCTCGGCGCACTCCGGTTCGAGCGGCACCTCCTCGTACGGCGACCAGCTGCCGTACATCGAGAACGCGGCCGCGCTGGTGGCCGAGCAGGTGCCGGGGATCGACGCGATCCTGGTGGGGCACGCGCACACCGAGATCGCCGAGTACACGGTCACCAACCGGCGGACGGGCGCTCCGGTCGTGCTGTCCGAGCCCCTGAAGTGGGGCCAGCGGCTCACCCTGTTCGACTTCGACCTGGTGTGGGAGCGGGGCCGGTGGACGGTGGCGAAGGTGGGGGCGAAGGTCCTCAACTCCAACACGGTCGCGGAGGACCCGAGGATCACCGGGCTGCTGGGTGACGAGCACGAGAAGGTCGTCGCGTACGTCAACCAGGTGATCGGGACGTCCACGGCCGCGATGACCACGGCCCGGGCGCCGTGGCAGGACGAGCCGATCATCGATCTGATCAACCAGGTGCAGGTGGAGACGGTGCTGGCGGCGCTGGCGGGCGGGCCGTGGGCGGCGCTGCCGGTGCTGTCGCAGGCGTCGTGCTTCTCGCGCACGGCGGCGATCCCCGCCGGGGAGGTGACGATCCGGGACGCGGCCGGGCTCTATCCGTTCGAGAACACGCTGGAGGCGCGGCTGATGACCGGCGCCCAGCTCAAGGACTATCTGGAGTACTCGGCGCGGTACTACGTGCGGACGCCGGCCGGGGCGCCGGTGGACACGGCGAAGCTGACCAACGCCGACGGGATACCGGACTACAACTACGACGCGGTGTCGGGCCTGACGTACGACATCGACATCGCGCAGCCGGCCGGGTCGCGGATCGTGGACTTGTCCTTCGAGGGCGCGCCGATCGACCCGGCGGCGCGTTTCGTGCTGGCGGTGAACAACTACCGGGCCGCCGGCGGCGGCGCGTTCCCGCATGTCGCGAGGGCCGAGCAGCTGTGGTCGAACTCGGACGAGATCCGCAACACGATCATCCAGTGGGTGCGGGCGAAGGGCACCGTGGACCCGGCGGCGTTCGCGTCGGTGGGCTGGAGGCTGACCCGGGACGGTGATCCGGTCTTCTAGGGCGTGGTCCGGTCTCCTCGGGCGTGGTCCGCTCTCCCAGGGCGTCGTCCGCTCCTCCAGGGCGTGGTCCGGCAGGGGTGCCCGTACGCCCGCGGGGCGGGGCCGGGCGGGGCTGTCGGGACCCGCGCCGGGGCCGGCGGCCGGGGAGGCCTGCCGGGAGTGGTGGCTAGCGCCGTTCCTCGAGCGGGGTGAGCCGGGGCGCCTGGCCGGGAATGCCGGGCGCCTCGCGCCGTTCGAGTCCGAAGCTGGTGAAGGCGGTGCGGCGGGGCAGCGGGTAGGGCTCCTTGCCGGTGAGGGAGTTGAGGATGGTCGCGCTGCGCCAGGCGGCCAGTCCGAGGTCGGGTGCGCCCACTCCGTGGGTGTGCCGTTCCGCGTTCTGCACGTACACGGATCCGGTGACCGCGGGGTCCAGGCCGAGCCGGAAGTGCTCGTCGATGCGGGGCCGGCCGGAGGCGTCGCGCCGCATGTAGGGGTCGAGGCCGACGAGGAGCCGGTCGAGGGGGCGTTCGCGGTAGCCGGTGGCGAGGACGACGGCGTCGGTGATGAGCCGGGAGCGGGCGCCCTGCTGGAGGTGCTCCAGGTGCAGTTCGACCTTGGTGGTGGCGACCCGGCCGGCGGTGCGGACCCGTACGCCGGGGGTGAGGACCGCGTCGGGCCAGCCGCCGTGCAGGGTGCGCCGGTACAGCTCGTCGTGGATCGCGGCGATGGTGCCGGTGTCGATGCCCTTGTGGAGTTGCCACTGCCGGGGGACGAGGTCGTCCCGCACGGTCTCCGGCAGGGCGTGGAAGTAGCGGACGTAGTCGGGGGTGAAGTGCTCCAGGCCGAGCTTGGAGTACTCCATGGGTGCGAACGCGCCGGTGCGGGTCAGCCAGTGGACCCGTTCGGCTCCGGCGGGCCGGGCGCGCAGTACGTCGAGGAAGACCTCGGCGCCGGACTGGCCGGAACCGATGACGGTGATGTGCCCGGCGGCGAGGAGCCGTTCGCGGTGGTCGAGGTAGTCGGCGGAGTGGATCACGGGGACGCCCGGGGCGTCGGCGAGGGGGCGCAGCGGTTCCGGCACATGGGGCTCGGTGCCGATGCCCACGGCGATGTGCCGGGCGTGGGCGCGGCCCAGTGACTCCGCTCCCCCGTGCGGGTCGAGCCGGGTGAAGTCGACCTCGAACAGTGCGCGTTCCGGGTTCCAGCGGACGGCGTCGACCTGGTGCCCGAAGTGGAGTCCGGGCAGGCGGTCGCTGACCCAGCGGCAGTAGGCGTCGTACTCGGCGCGCTCGATGTGGAACCGCTCGGCGAAGTAGAAGGGGAAGAGCCGGTCGTGGTCCTTGAGGTAGCCGAGGAACGACCAGGGGCTGGCGGGGTCGGCGAGGGTGACGAGGTCGGCGAGGAACGGGACCTGCAGGGTGGTGCCGTCGATGAGCAGTCCGGCGTGCCAGTGGAACGCGGGGCGCTGGTCGTAGAAGGCGGTGGTGAGGCCGTCCGCGGCGCTGCCGGTCCGCAGTCCGTGGGCGAGGGCGGCCAGCGAGAGGTTGAAGGGCCCGATGCCGATGCCGACGAGGTCGTGGGGCTGGTGGGGCAGGGGGGCGGGGGTGCCGGTCATCGGGTGGTGCTGCCTTCCACGAGTGCGATGAGGGTGTCGAGGTCGTGCGCGGTGATGTGGGGGTTGAGCAGGGTGGCCTTGAGCCAGAGCCTGCCGTCCGCGTGGGCGCGGCCGAGGACGGCGCGGCCGTCGTGCAGGAGCCGGCGGCGGAGGCCGGCGACGGCGGAGTCGCTCGCGCCGCGGGGCCGGAAGAGGACCGTGGACAGCACGGGTCTGCGGTGGAGTTCCAGGCCGGGGTGCTTCTCGATGAGGTCGGCGCAGTCGCGGGCGGCGGTGAGGGTGCGGTCGACGAGGTCCGCCAGGCCGTCGCGCCCGAGGGCCCGGAGGGTCACGGCGATCTTGAGGATGTCGGGTCGGCGGGTGGTCCGCAGCGAGCGGCCGAGGAGGTCGGGCAGCCCGGCCTCGGTGTCGTCGTCGGGGTTGAGGTAGTCCGCGGTGTGGGCGAGCGGCGTGAGCCGGGCGCTGTCGGGGACGGCGAGGATGCCGGCGGCGACCGGTTGCCAGCCCAGTTTGTGCAGGTCGAAGGTGACGGAGTGGGCGCGGTCCAGCCCCCGCAGCAGGTTCCGGTGGCGGGGGCTGAACAGCAGCGGCCCGCCGTAGGCGGCGTCGATGTGCAGTTCCGCGCCGTGGCGTTCGCAGAGGTCCGCGATGCCGTCGAGCGGGTCGACGAGGCCGGCGTCGGTGGTGCCGGCGGTGGCCGTGACGAGCACGGGGCCGTCGGGCAGGGCGGTGAGGGCGTCGCCGAGGGCGGCGAGGTCGGTGGTGCCGTCGGGGGCGGGGACGGTGACGGGTTCGGGCAGCCCGAGGAGCCAGGCGGAGCGGTACACCGAGTGGTGGGTGCCGGCACCGCAGACGATCCGGACCGGTCCGTGGTGCTCGCGGGCGAGGAGGACGGCGAGCTGGTTGGCCTCGGTGCCTCCGGTGGTGACGAGGGCGTCGGGGCGTGCGGCTCGTGGATACACCTCGGCGGCCAGGGCACGGCTCACCTCGGCCTCCAGCGCGGAGGCGGCGGGCGCCTGGTCCCAGGAGTCCAGGGACGGGTTGAGCGCGGACGCGGCCAGGTCGGCGGCGACGGCGAGCGCGAGGGGCGGGGTGTGGAGGTGTGCCACGCAGTGGGGGTCGGCGGGGTCGGCCGCGCCGTACGCGACGGCCTCGACGAGGCTGCGGAGCGCTTCCGCG
The Streptomyces tirandamycinicus DNA segment above includes these coding regions:
- a CDS encoding helix-turn-helix domain-containing protein, which codes for MYDIGVRKHALALVAAGRSLNSVSKETGISRAAIRAWQVRIEPLPRLLRRAAPCPRCRAEPTAPRDTPAYSYLLGLYLGDGCISAHPRGGHHLRIACADAWPGLIEACRTAITSVRPEDKAYLLQKQGCVMVTSYGRHWTCLFPQHGPGRKHKRPISLDDWQQRIVDDHPWELVRGLVHSDGCRVTNWTTRVVGGERKRYEYPRYFFTNTSTDIVKIYTDTLDGLGVEWRTLRQSRAAVTVSVARRESVALMDAHIGPKY
- the pyk gene encoding pyruvate kinase, producing MRRAKIVCTLGPSTDSYEQIKALVEAGMDVARLNLSHGTCADHEERYRHVRKASDETGRSVGVLADLQGPKIRLGRFREGPVLLERGEQFTITVEPVEGDRDICGTTHAGLAEDVTPGERILVDDGRVSLEVTAVDGPRVHTTVVEGGVISDHKGLNLPGVAVSVPALSEKDVEDLRWAIRTGADVIALSFVRSGRDIEDVHRVMDEEGRRLPVIAKIEKPQAVDDIDGIVAAFDGIMVARGDLGVEMPLERVPLVQKRAITLARRNAKPVIVATQMLDSMIDNSRPTRAEASDVANAVIDGTDAVMLSGETSVGKYPVETVRTMSRIVEAAEQELLAKGLPPLTESGKPRTQGGSVARAAAEIGDFLGAGFLVAFTQSGDTVRRLSRYRSPIPLLAFTPDPATRSRLSLTWGVETFLGPRVDSTDAMVAQVDEELLRIGRCKRGDTVVITAGSPPGVAGSTNLVRVHHIGEDDIQRP
- a CDS encoding bifunctional metallophosphatase/5'-nucleotidase — translated: MPVNRRTFLGRSAAAGAGAAIAGGLAAPAVAHGRPERHKRYSFTVMGTTDLHGNVFNWDYFTDREFDDKAHNDVGLAKISTLVNQVREEKGRRNTLLIDAGDTIQGTQLSYYYAKVDPITAHRGPVHPMAQAMNAIGYDAAALGNHEFNYGIPVLRRFQEQCDFPLLGANALDARTLRPAFPPYSMHRLRTPYGRDVRVAVLGLTNPGIAIWDKANVAGKMVFPGLEEQAAKWVPKLRSMGADVVIVSAHSGSSGTSSYGDQLPYIENAAALVAEQVPGIDAILVGHAHTEIAEYTVTNRRTGAPVVLSEPLKWGQRLTLFDFDLVWERGRWTVAKVGAKVLNSNTVAEDPRITGLLGDEHEKVVAYVNQVIGTSTAAMTTARAPWQDEPIIDLINQVQVETVLAALAGGPWAALPVLSQASCFSRTAAIPAGEVTIRDAAGLYPFENTLEARLMTGAQLKDYLEYSARYYVRTPAGAPVDTAKLTNADGIPDYNYDAVSGLTYDIDIAQPAGSRIVDLSFEGAPIDPAARFVLAVNNYRAAGGGAFPHVARAEQLWSNSDEIRNTIIQWVRAKGTVDPAAFASVGWRLTRDGDPVF
- a CDS encoding lysine N(6)-hydroxylase/L-ornithine N(5)-oxygenase family protein; the protein is MTGTPAPLPHQPHDLVGIGIGPFNLSLAALAHGLRTGSAADGLTTAFYDQRPAFHWHAGLLIDGTTLQVPFLADLVTLADPASPWSFLGYLKDHDRLFPFYFAERFHIERAEYDAYCRWVSDRLPGLHFGHQVDAVRWNPERALFEVDFTRLDPHGGAESLGRAHARHIAVGIGTEPHVPEPLRPLADAPGVPVIHSADYLDHRERLLAAGHITVIGSGQSGAEVFLDVLRARPAGAERVHWLTRTGAFAPMEYSKLGLEHFTPDYVRYFHALPETVRDDLVPRQWQLHKGIDTGTIAAIHDELYRRTLHGGWPDAVLTPGVRVRTAGRVATTKVELHLEHLQQGARSRLITDAVVLATGYRERPLDRLLVGLDPYMRRDASGRPRIDEHFRLGLDPAVTGSVYVQNAERHTHGVGAPDLGLAAWRSATILNSLTGKEPYPLPRRTAFTSFGLERREAPGIPGQAPRLTPLEERR
- a CDS encoding pyridoxal phosphate-dependent decarboxylase family protein, whose translation is MTTPPRPTSSRSPDGGLPPLAGGSEGPDALRPLLDVVLTALRTGAVARGGPLPPGGPRHLGRSVAETVTPVIPDHGRGAAEALRSLVEAVAYGAADPADPHCVAHLHTPPLALAVAADLAASALNPSLDSWDQAPAASALEAEVSRALAAEVYPRAARPDALVTTGGTEANQLAVLLAREHHGPVRIVCGAGTHHSVYRSAWLLGLPEPVTVPAPDGTTDLAALGDALTALPDGPVLVTATAGTTDAGLVDPLDGIADLCERHGAELHIDAAYGGPLLFSPRHRNLLRGLDRAHSVTFDLHKLGWQPVAAGILAVPDSARLTPLAHTADYLNPDDDTEAGLPDLLGRSLRTTRRPDILKIAVTLRALGRDGLADLVDRTLTAARDCADLIEKHPGLELHRRPVLSTVLFRPRGASDSAVAGLRRRLLHDGRAVLGRAHADGRLWLKATLLNPHITAHDLDTLIALVEGSTTR